Proteins encoded together in one Anticarsia gemmatalis isolate Benzon Research Colony breed Stoneville strain chromosome 1, ilAntGemm2 primary, whole genome shotgun sequence window:
- the mRpL53 gene encoding mitochondrial ribosomal protein L53: MSIPFSGTLRRSGGVVSAIGKQLKGVNLKAAKRITVKFDPFGDNVTHTRNFLHYISSSKVALSNPNCALKTEVVCDRSEPTVDVTLLPSIAETAKIKNVTIKSGNLTCLEILQLLNKHVSSLAPVEQPVSTLQTKTEKKKTKKK; the protein is encoded by the exons ATGTCTATTCCCTTCAGTGGTACACTTAGAAGATCTGGTGGAGTTGTTTCAGCAATAGGAAAGCAGCTCAAAGGCGTCAATTTAAAAGCTGCTAAAAGAATCACAGTGAAATTCGATCCATTCGGTGATAATGTTACTCACACCCG AAATTTCCTGCACTACATAAGCTCCTCAAAAGTTGCACTATCAAATCCGAATTGTGCACTGAAAACTGAAGTAGTTTGTGATCGTAGCGAGCCCACTGTAGACGTAACATTATTGCCTTCAATTGCAG aaacagctaaaataaaaaacgtaaCTATTAAAAGTGGGAATCTCACTTGCTTAGAAATTCTGCAGTTATTGAACAAACACGTATCGTCTCTGGCACCGGTTGAACAGCCCGTGAGCACACTACAGACCAAAACAGAGAAAAAGAAGACTAAGAAGAAGTAA
- the LOC142975287 gene encoding uncharacterized protein LOC142975287 has product MTRTKGNLYIVEELYNQIPAFTDVFSEDTFYMFVVIFVLSTIFVAFILSKFITIKPVE; this is encoded by the coding sequence ATGACCAGGACAAAGGGAAACTTATACATTGTTGAAGAACTCTACAATCAAATACCAGCATTCACTGATGTATTTTCTGAAGATACATTCTACATGTTCGTTGTAATTTTCGTTCTTTCAACTATATTTGTTGCCTTTATCTTGTCTAAGTTCATCACCATCAAGCCTGTAgaatag
- the LOC142976039 gene encoding uncharacterized protein LOC142976039, with the protein MSATKLIIHKFEAGGINFKSLQVVTEDDDSNNAGTKYSDWLDGKIQEKKKDPDKSSRLVVKIVSGNELDKFNLSSSAKEIDAAETNITNFTDHSMQMKPLRDFYKCDANGSDDIDFYQSDISKNIATNPLTGFQQNIAYKKGVALQGYVQNNCSLDNENYLSPLEYSLEKVKENNARIMENIHMLNRTLNYTKKKEILDIVCPKSMRSYPCNTCGKCFVYETGLRRHYSMRHSMTEVQPRWQVVWTCIQCFQVWPRQDQALSHASECCKSNNRDCVREIKTSSLLQCEFCEKVYTSIPRLLRHSKIHTTNNNYECNVCEMAFSSYKIAEQHWVSCPWLKMYYSFSLPKLLLCNACDRKFRNYDQLYNHRYKVGHFMTKTHCNPYSVKSLGILVYQCEMCGAWYPSVAPLKAHKNQYHPKHDIAMQCKMEQDCNDQSCMSTDNDFSLIKYEDSNTQG; encoded by the exons ATGTCAGCTACAAAACTAATAATTCACAAATTCGAAGCTGgtggaattaattttaaatcgcTACAAGTCGTGACTGAAGATGACGATAGTAACAATGCTGGCACGAAATACAGTGATTGGCTGGATGGAAAAATACAAGAGAAAAAGAAGGATCCTGATAAGTCATCGCGCTTAGTGGTCAAAATAGTTTCTGGAAATGAAttagataaatttaatttatcatcCAGTGCTAAAGAGATCGATGCCGCAGAGACAAATATTACTAATTTTACAGACCACTCAATGCAAATGAAACCACTGCGCGACTTCTATAAATGTGATGCAAATGGATCTGACGATATCGACTTCTATCAAAGCgacatttccaaaaatattgCAACGAATCCGCTAACAGGATTCCAACAGAATATTGCTTACAAGAAAGGAGTAGCTTTACAGGGCTACGTTCAAAATAATTGTAGTTTAGATAACGAGAACTATTTAAGTCCGTTAGAATATAGTCTTGagaaagtaaaagaaaacaatgctCGTATTATGGAAAATATACACATGTTGAACAGaactttaaattatacaaaaaagaagGAGATTCTAGACATCGTCTGTCCAAAATCTATGAGATCGTATCCATGTAACACGTGTGGTAAATGTTTCGTTTATGAGACTGGTTTGAGGAGGCACTATTCTATGCGACATTCTATGACAGAAGTGCAACCACGCTGGCAAGTGGTATGGACATGTATTCAATGTTTTCAGGTTTGGCCACGTCAGGATCAAGCACTGAGTCACGCCAGTGAGTGTTGTAAATCGAATAACAGGGATTGCGTTAGAGAAATCAAAACATCCTCTTTATTGCAATGTGAATTTTGTGAGAAAGTCTATACAAGCATCCCAAGATTATTGCGGCACTCGAAAATACACACAACAAACAATAACTACGAGTGCAATGTATGTGAAATGGCATTCTCATCATACAAGATAGCTGAACAACACTGGGTCTCGTGTCCGTGGTTGAAAATGTACTACAGTTTTTCATTGCCGAAATTACTGTTGTGTAACGCGTGTGACCGAAAATTTAGGAACTATGACCAGCTGTACAACCATAG ATACAAAGTGGGCCATTTTATGACTAAAACTCACTGCAACCCATACAGTGTCAAGTCTTTAGGTATCCTAGTATATCAATGTGAAATGTGTGGTGCATGGTACCCTTCTGTAGCACCTCTGAAAGCGCATAAAAACCAGTACCACCCCAAACATGATATTGCTATGCAATGCAAAATG GAACAAGATTGCAATGATCAAAGCTGCATGTCAACAGACAATGACTTTAGTTTGATCAAGTATGAGGATTCAAACACCCAGGGATAG